In a genomic window of Shouchella clausii:
- a CDS encoding DEAD/DEAH box helicase, with protein MFKRRLPQLLNQLKKDEHVSYWKEIAPLEAKTVPFPAELDFNICQALRKKGIGELYTHQAEAFQKALANKHFVAVTPTASGKSLCYNLPVLHEIAASPHSRALYLFPTKALAQDQMSDLHGMIADIGMDIKCHTYDGDTAPQIRTSIRKAGHIVLTNPDMLHAAILPHHTKWVSFFEHLRYIVIDELHTYRGVFGSHVANVIARLKRICAYYGANPQFICTSATIANPKELAQELTGSTFDLIDDNGAPRGKKHFLFYNPPFVNEPLQIRQSAVAKVNELAGMFLKEGIQTIVFAKSRVRVELILSRLQELTKRTFNRSAIRGYRGGYLPKQRREIERGLRSGEIKGVVSTNALELGVDIGQLEVCIMTGYPGSIASSWQQAGRAGRRQKESCVIMVAASTPLDQYMIKNPHYFFERPPETARLNPHNLVIFIDHLKCAAYELPFSTGDVFGGEVVDDYLDYLTEQHVLHANNGKWHWMSDAFPAHGISLRSASQENVVIIDQSDVTNHRVIGEMDRFSAMTLLHEEAIYLHEGVQYQVEQLDWDEKKAFVREVSVEYFTDANLAVSLRVLEEDESREEGDVQLSFGDVSVTGKATIFKKLRISTLENIGSGPIHLPEEELHTNGMWLSFKNELVEAIGESDFDEALVALAHLLHHVAPVRIMCDRGDIHVVPQRKATHSGLPTIFLYDSYPGGIGLAKEVYERTSVILNDVAALLDSCQCESGCPSCVGSASSAKNIKVLVKTLVQQLQKGSMTV; from the coding sequence ATGTTTAAACGGCGTTTGCCACAGTTACTGAACCAGTTAAAGAAAGATGAACATGTGTCTTACTGGAAAGAAATTGCTCCACTAGAAGCGAAGACAGTGCCTTTTCCAGCTGAATTGGATTTTAACATTTGCCAAGCCTTGCGAAAAAAGGGGATTGGTGAACTGTATACACATCAAGCAGAAGCCTTTCAAAAGGCATTAGCAAACAAACATTTTGTTGCTGTTACCCCAACAGCGTCTGGAAAGTCGCTATGCTACAATTTGCCTGTCCTACATGAGATTGCTGCTTCTCCACATAGCCGGGCGCTGTATCTATTTCCGACAAAGGCGCTTGCACAAGACCAAATGAGCGATTTGCATGGCATGATTGCCGATATAGGGATGGATATTAAATGCCATACATACGATGGCGACACAGCTCCGCAAATCCGTACGTCGATTCGCAAAGCAGGCCATATCGTATTAACAAACCCGGATATGCTACATGCGGCGATTTTGCCCCATCATACAAAGTGGGTATCGTTTTTTGAGCACTTGCGCTATATCGTCATTGATGAACTTCATACGTACCGCGGCGTTTTTGGCAGCCATGTCGCCAATGTCATTGCTCGGCTTAAGAGAATTTGCGCATACTACGGCGCTAACCCTCAATTTATATGCACTTCCGCCACGATTGCGAATCCGAAAGAGCTGGCTCAAGAGTTGACTGGGTCAACGTTTGACTTAATTGATGACAATGGGGCGCCGCGTGGAAAAAAGCACTTCTTGTTTTACAATCCGCCGTTCGTGAATGAGCCTTTGCAAATTCGGCAAAGCGCTGTTGCGAAAGTGAATGAGCTGGCAGGAATGTTTTTGAAAGAAGGAATCCAAACGATTGTGTTTGCGAAAAGTAGAGTGCGTGTTGAATTGATTTTAAGCAGGCTCCAAGAATTGACGAAACGGACATTTAATCGTTCAGCAATCCGAGGCTACCGTGGCGGCTATTTGCCGAAACAACGCCGTGAGATTGAAAGAGGGCTCCGTTCAGGGGAGATTAAAGGCGTCGTATCCACCAATGCGTTGGAGCTTGGCGTTGACATTGGCCAACTGGAAGTTTGCATCATGACGGGCTATCCTGGTAGCATCGCCAGCTCTTGGCAGCAGGCAGGCCGTGCTGGGCGGAGGCAAAAAGAGTCGTGTGTGATCATGGTGGCCGCCTCTACGCCACTCGACCAATATATGATCAAAAATCCACACTACTTTTTTGAACGGCCGCCAGAAACAGCAAGGTTAAACCCTCATAATCTTGTTATTTTTATCGATCATTTAAAATGTGCTGCCTACGAACTGCCGTTTTCAACGGGAGATGTCTTTGGCGGTGAGGTCGTTGATGACTATTTAGATTACTTGACAGAGCAGCATGTACTCCATGCTAACAATGGCAAATGGCATTGGATGAGCGATGCTTTTCCAGCCCATGGGATCAGTTTGCGCTCAGCTTCACAAGAAAATGTCGTCATCATTGATCAATCGGATGTCACCAATCATCGCGTTATTGGCGAAATGGACCGCTTTAGTGCAATGACGCTCTTGCATGAGGAAGCGATTTATTTACATGAAGGTGTTCAATATCAAGTGGAACAGTTAGATTGGGATGAAAAAAAAGCGTTTGTCCGTGAAGTAAGCGTTGAATATTTTACAGACGCGAACTTGGCTGTCTCTCTCCGCGTTCTTGAAGAAGACGAGAGCCGGGAAGAGGGCGATGTCCAGCTTTCATTTGGCGATGTTAGTGTGACAGGAAAAGCAACGATTTTTAAAAAGCTACGCATTAGCACGTTGGAAAATATCGGTTCAGGGCCGATTCATTTGCCAGAGGAAGAGTTACACACGAACGGGATGTGGTTATCGTTTAAAAACGAGTTAGTAGAGGCAATCGGCGAGAGCGACTTTGACGAAGCATTAGTAGCTTTGGCTCATTTGCTTCATCACGTTGCGCCTGTGCGCATTATGTGTGACCGAGGCGATATTCATGTTGTGCCGCAACGGAAGGCGACCCATTCCGGCTTGCCGACAATATTTTTATACGATTCTTACCCAGGAGGAATCGGGCTTGCCAAGGAAGTATATGAGCGGACAAGTGTCATTTTAAACGATGTCGCGGCACTCCTTGATTCATGCCAGTGCGAATCCGGCTGTCCGTCTTGTGTTGGCAGCGCCTCTTCAGCAAAAAACATAAAAGTTCTCGTCAAAACGCTTGTTCAGCAATTGCAAAAGGGGAGTATGACTGTATAA
- a CDS encoding ribonuclease H-like domain-containing protein, giving the protein MSIKAKLKRFESHMSTTEKEKESATTNNNEHGSWEQMNTEACSFDGMVCYIRTTRMSLQEKHGPKTFAEMKAAIDRWDTSAFAHPLSKKGIPTEKLLFFDTETTGLSSGAGTQMFLLGFASFTEKEVEVKQYLLSKPDAEVALYHFFLADAKKLDHLVTFNGKAFDWPRLKTRHSYLREAVPALPKFGHFDLLHGSRRLWKNELPSCNLSTLEAEKLGIKRTADTPSYLVPMLYFDFVREGNPAFMESVFAHHEADMLSLIALYAKLSDLILDAKGQASDAERFQIARWHEAAGQQQAAFSLYESLLDSKDFPLLARRHLGDLLKKQRRYAEAAEQFHACVREGFASYDCWTELSLIYEHYLKERDKAEIYAYRALESSTTNKEREAALKRAARISGKLKR; this is encoded by the coding sequence ATGTCGATCAAGGCGAAATTAAAACGGTTTGAATCTCATATGTCGACCACCGAAAAAGAGAAGGAATCGGCGACGACTAACAACAACGAACATGGAAGTTGGGAACAAATGAATACCGAGGCTTGCTCGTTTGACGGTATGGTTTGTTATATTCGGACGACGCGGATGTCTTTGCAAGAAAAACATGGCCCTAAAACATTTGCTGAAATGAAAGCAGCAATTGATCGTTGGGATACAAGTGCTTTCGCTCATCCTTTGTCAAAGAAGGGCATTCCTACTGAAAAACTGTTGTTTTTTGATACGGAAACGACTGGATTAAGCAGTGGGGCAGGCACGCAAATGTTTTTGCTTGGATTTGCTTCTTTTACAGAAAAAGAAGTGGAGGTTAAACAGTATTTGCTGTCTAAACCTGATGCCGAGGTGGCTTTGTATCACTTTTTTCTTGCCGATGCCAAAAAGCTTGACCATCTTGTCACTTTTAACGGCAAGGCGTTTGATTGGCCAAGGTTAAAAACACGCCATTCGTACTTGCGGGAAGCAGTGCCTGCATTGCCGAAGTTCGGTCATTTTGACTTGCTCCACGGTTCACGCAGGCTGTGGAAAAACGAACTTCCCTCGTGCAACTTGAGTACGCTTGAAGCAGAAAAGCTTGGCATCAAGCGTACAGCGGATACACCGTCCTACCTAGTGCCAATGCTTTATTTTGACTTTGTCAGGGAAGGGAACCCAGCATTCATGGAATCTGTGTTTGCCCACCACGAAGCAGATATGCTGTCTTTAATTGCTTTGTATGCCAAGTTAAGCGACTTGATTTTAGATGCAAAGGGGCAAGCGAGTGACGCGGAACGCTTCCAAATTGCTAGATGGCATGAAGCAGCCGGCCAGCAACAAGCTGCGTTTTCTTTATATGAAAGCTTATTGGATAGCAAAGACTTTCCCCTTTTAGCGAGGCGCCACCTTGGCGACTTATTGAAAAAACAACGGCGCTACGCAGAAGCGGCAGAGCAGTTCCATGCTTGTGTGCGGGAAGGATTTGCCAGCTACGATTGTTGGACAGAGCTGTCGCTTATTTATGAACATTATTTAAAAGAAAGGGACAAAGCGGAAATTTATGCCTACCGGGCATTAGAGTCTTCTACCACTAACAAGGAAAGGGAGGCTGCGTTAAAGCGGGCAGCACGCATAAGCGGGAAATTAAAACGATAA
- a CDS encoding Ger(x)C family spore germination protein: protein MKRLFLASVSIILLLSGCWDSRNMEDVTLSLGIGVDVTEEGLISVLNQVVVPPAQQGGSSSYNNVIGEGPTYHAAIRDVTTLEFPVYTQHQSIAVFNEGVLRGKRTLESLINQMIRDDHVRRSSLVLLTNEPTKEVLVAPDESTIPARFITELFGNRTHSSAILKESTLSSISSDLQEDLTFPMQMVVSDNGSASLSGSGIFKKGHLLKPLLNEQDNVRLNWLSGELEGGIIVSECNGDPLTFEILEVATPDIEPTYQNGHFHFHIHQHFSGRISENWDTRDESFSDDYLHTCIAAVKKTVEDGASNMMERLQKEYKADAARLYLEAQLAYPKLWQQIRADWDDVYFANASFDYELTIEVIDLGAKASRRNNPQIK from the coding sequence ATGAAACGCCTGTTTTTAGCAAGCGTCTCAATTATCTTGTTATTGTCAGGCTGTTGGGATAGCCGGAATATGGAGGATGTGACGTTAAGCCTTGGCATTGGCGTTGATGTAACAGAAGAAGGGCTTATTTCGGTCTTAAACCAAGTGGTCGTGCCTCCAGCTCAACAAGGCGGCTCTTCAAGCTATAACAACGTCATTGGTGAAGGCCCGACCTATCACGCTGCAATCCGTGATGTCACAACGTTGGAATTCCCTGTTTATACCCAACATCAGTCGATCGCCGTTTTTAATGAAGGTGTTTTACGGGGCAAACGGACGTTAGAAAGTCTGATTAACCAAATGATTCGCGACGATCATGTACGCCGCAGTTCACTCGTGCTCCTTACAAATGAGCCTACAAAAGAGGTGCTTGTTGCTCCCGACGAATCGACGATTCCAGCCCGTTTTATTACTGAGCTATTTGGAAACCGCACCCACTCGTCTGCGATTTTAAAAGAGTCTACGTTAAGCTCCATTTCATCCGACTTGCAAGAGGATTTGACGTTTCCTATGCAAATGGTCGTCAGTGATAACGGCAGTGCCTCATTAAGCGGTTCGGGCATCTTTAAAAAGGGCCATCTGTTAAAACCGTTGTTGAACGAGCAAGACAACGTCCGCCTTAACTGGCTTTCAGGGGAACTAGAAGGCGGCATCATCGTTTCCGAATGCAATGGCGACCCCCTTACATTTGAAATTCTTGAAGTCGCTACCCCTGACATCGAACCAACGTATCAAAACGGCCACTTTCACTTCCATATTCACCAGCATTTTTCAGGGCGAATTTCTGAAAACTGGGACACACGGGATGAAAGTTTTTCCGATGATTACTTGCACACATGTATAGCCGCTGTAAAAAAGACGGTCGAAGACGGGGCGTCAAACATGATGGAGCGGTTGCAAAAGGAATACAAAGCGGACGCAGCACGGCTCTATTTGGAAGCGCAACTTGCTTACCCGAAATTATGGCAACAAATTCGGGCCGATTGGGATGATGTTTATTTTGCCAATGCTTCTTTTGACTATGAGCTAACAATTGAAGTGATTGACTTAGGGGCAAAAGCTAGCCGTCGCAATAATCCGCAAATAAAGTGA
- a CDS encoding ring-cleaving dioxygenase: MDMLPLIGHHHVSAITADAKNNVDFYTNVLGMRLVKKTVNQDDPSMYHLFYADERGNPGTELTFFEIPLAGRTYRGTNSISRTGLRVPSYEALSYWSERFSRLGVSHEGIQTEGERSSLLFEDFEGQRLLLVADERTDNDGKPWVHSPVPEQYGIYGLGPMEITVSDRTITANVLTNIFGFRLDREVSNSTSLYVTGRGGAGAEIYLKEDTESHKERPGRGSVHHVAFRVRSEEELGKWENWLSANRVAHSGIVERYYFQSIYTRDRNGILFELATDGPGFEADEPYESLGQRLALPPYLEAKRGEIEAKLRPLFVKREE; this comes from the coding sequence ATGGACATGCTCCCATTAATAGGTCATCATCATGTGTCAGCGATCACGGCTGATGCTAAAAATAATGTAGATTTTTACACAAACGTGCTAGGGATGCGGCTTGTGAAAAAAACAGTTAATCAAGACGATCCTTCTATGTACCATTTGTTTTATGCAGATGAAAGGGGCAATCCTGGCACAGAGTTGACGTTTTTTGAAATCCCGCTGGCAGGGAGAACGTATCGTGGCACAAATAGCATCTCGCGAACAGGGTTAAGGGTTCCTTCCTATGAAGCGCTGTCCTATTGGAGTGAGCGGTTTAGTAGACTAGGTGTTAGCCATGAAGGAATTCAAACGGAAGGGGAGAGAAGCAGCCTTTTATTTGAAGACTTTGAAGGCCAGCGTTTGTTGCTTGTGGCCGATGAGCGGACCGACAACGATGGAAAACCATGGGTGCACAGCCCTGTACCGGAACAGTATGGCATTTATGGACTGGGCCCTATGGAAATAACCGTTTCTGATCGAACCATCACGGCGAACGTACTTACAAATATTTTTGGCTTCCGATTAGATCGTGAAGTAAGCAACAGCACTTCACTCTATGTCACAGGTCGAGGCGGAGCAGGGGCAGAAATCTATTTAAAAGAAGACACAGAATCACATAAGGAACGCCCTGGTCGGGGGAGTGTCCACCATGTTGCTTTCCGCGTGCGATCAGAAGAGGAACTTGGAAAATGGGAAAACTGGCTTTCGGCGAACCGGGTAGCTCATTCAGGCATTGTCGAACGCTACTACTTCCAATCCATCTATACACGTGACCGGAATGGCATTTTGTTCGAGCTAGCGACAGACGGTCCAGGATTTGAAGCGGACGAACCATATGAGTCCCTTGGCCAACGCCTTGCACTTCCACCCTATTTAGAGGCGAAGCGCGGAGAAATAGAGGCGAAATTACGGCCGTTATTTGTAAAACGAGAGGAGTAG
- a CDS encoding GerAB/ArcD/ProY family transporter — MIPKQTLSTVQLTVLTAITLLGVQFLILPRVLTVTANSTDGWLTIVAGALYTFILTCLALYFIGRHHANDLYTYGYMTFGKIGGTLLLFLINVYFWVASSYQIAAMAEMVRFYLLPSTPTSLIKVLTFLLIAYLLSGNLQTILRVSSIIFPLTLLVAGTILVFSFKEMDIGHMNPPFTNGVANVIFNPNGVFFPFEGIEVIYFLLPFVNKKAKPKLAVFSTLVLISIVYIITYLIVVLNLGEREVKTLVWPTISFIQSFETEGIFIERMEGFLLSTWIMQFFSTSVIYSFLSGYSLSKYTKLKKSFPGMAVAVAISMIISLCFQHTLDTRILSLISFYGFEVVLLLPFVYFLIYSIKRKVVR; from the coding sequence ATGATTCCCAAACAGACGCTATCTACTGTACAGTTAACCGTCTTAACTGCGATCACATTACTCGGCGTGCAATTTTTGATTCTGCCCCGCGTGCTGACGGTAACGGCAAATTCAACAGACGGCTGGCTAACGATTGTGGCTGGAGCGCTCTATACGTTCATTCTCACTTGCTTAGCGCTCTACTTCATAGGCCGCCATCATGCAAATGACCTTTATACTTACGGGTATATGACTTTTGGCAAAATCGGCGGCACGTTGCTTCTTTTTTTAATCAACGTTTACTTTTGGGTAGCTTCAAGCTATCAAATTGCCGCTATGGCAGAGATGGTCCGATTTTATTTGCTGCCATCAACACCGACATCACTAATAAAAGTGCTCACTTTTTTATTAATTGCCTATTTGCTAAGCGGAAACTTGCAAACGATTTTACGCGTCTCATCGATTATCTTTCCACTCACTCTTTTAGTGGCAGGGACGATTTTGGTGTTTAGCTTTAAAGAAATGGACATCGGTCATATGAACCCGCCTTTTACGAACGGCGTTGCCAATGTGATCTTTAATCCTAATGGTGTCTTTTTTCCGTTTGAAGGAATTGAAGTAATCTATTTCTTGCTTCCGTTTGTCAACAAAAAAGCCAAACCAAAACTGGCTGTTTTTAGCACACTTGTGCTTATCTCCATCGTTTACATTATTACGTATTTAATCGTTGTCTTAAATTTAGGGGAACGGGAAGTTAAAACACTTGTATGGCCAACGATTTCGTTTATCCAATCGTTTGAAACTGAGGGAATTTTCATCGAAAGAATGGAAGGATTTTTGCTAAGCACATGGATCATGCAATTTTTTTCCACGAGCGTCATTTATAGCTTTTTGTCAGGGTATTCCCTTAGTAAATATACAAAGCTAAAAAAGTCTTTTCCTGGGATGGCTGTTGCCGTCGCTATTAGCATGATCATTTCCTTATGTTTCCAACATACGCTCGATACAAGGATCCTCAGTCTGATAAGTTTCTATGGGTTCGAAGTGGTGTTGTTGCTTCCATTTGTCTATTTTCTCATTTACTCGATTAAGAGGAAGGTGGTCCGATGA
- a CDS encoding spore germination protein, with amino-acid sequence MATDYIGISYDDIKSNIQAAFQEQGDFVSKEITIPGYGRKCCLFFLGSQISWKVIAEVGLNIEKLSGSERFDAAFCSLLAPTLSKTTLFQDEMVMAIFEGNTVVIAEHLSIAFILRTHAPKKRSFAESTTEKVVRGPKLAYIEDLDDNIGLTRQMVNSKNLKVEEHQIKENESIKTLSLLYIKGVADEGIIADITDRLHKIKTTEIQDSGMIEELIEDAPFSPFPQMQSTERPDRVTAALNDGRLVLFVANSPFALILPTTFDMLLQSPDDYYERWIASSFLRLLRYMSLFITVFLSSLYISFVSFHHGLLPTDVAMTIIATREDIPFPPILEVLIMEVTIELLREAGIRLPTPLGQTIGLVGGVIIGQAAVEANIVSSLMVIIVSITTITSFTVPSYSFGLSFRLLRFGAIIISAILGLVGVMFFFLFVLIHLSKLTSFNQPYLSGKFFFYNQKWKQIFLLLSKKRALKKPKGSGA; translated from the coding sequence GTGGCAACAGATTATATAGGCATTTCATATGACGATATCAAAAGCAACATCCAGGCCGCCTTTCAAGAACAAGGCGATTTTGTTAGCAAAGAGATTACCATTCCTGGTTATGGGCGGAAATGTTGCTTATTCTTTCTCGGATCACAAATAAGTTGGAAAGTCATTGCCGAAGTCGGCTTAAATATTGAGAAACTGAGTGGTTCCGAACGTTTCGACGCCGCTTTCTGTTCTTTGCTTGCGCCGACATTAAGCAAAACGACTCTATTTCAAGATGAAATGGTGATGGCCATTTTTGAAGGCAATACAGTTGTGATAGCCGAACACTTATCAATTGCCTTTATTCTCCGTACACATGCGCCTAAAAAAAGAAGTTTTGCTGAGTCGACAACTGAAAAAGTCGTCCGTGGGCCAAAGCTCGCTTACATAGAAGACTTAGACGATAACATCGGCCTAACAAGGCAAATGGTGAACAGCAAAAATTTAAAAGTAGAAGAGCACCAAATTAAAGAAAATGAGAGCATTAAAACATTGTCGCTCCTTTATATCAAAGGGGTCGCCGATGAAGGGATTATCGCTGATATTACCGATCGCCTCCATAAAATTAAAACAACCGAAATTCAAGATTCAGGCATGATTGAAGAGTTGATCGAAGATGCGCCTTTTTCCCCTTTTCCCCAAATGCAAAGCACAGAGCGTCCTGACCGTGTTACCGCAGCCTTAAATGATGGCCGCCTTGTTCTTTTTGTCGCTAATTCGCCGTTTGCCTTGATTTTGCCGACTACGTTCGATATGTTGTTGCAGTCTCCAGATGACTATTATGAACGTTGGATTGCTAGCAGTTTTCTCCGCCTCCTTCGTTATATGTCCTTGTTTATAACCGTGTTCCTATCATCGCTGTACATTTCATTTGTTTCGTTTCACCATGGGCTTTTGCCAACAGACGTAGCCATGACGATCATCGCCACCAGGGAAGACATTCCTTTCCCGCCTATTTTGGAAGTGTTGATTATGGAAGTGACAATTGAATTGCTGCGTGAAGCGGGCATCCGCTTGCCCACGCCACTCGGGCAAACGATTGGCCTAGTCGGTGGCGTTATCATCGGCCAAGCGGCAGTAGAGGCCAATATCGTCAGTTCGCTCATGGTCATTATCGTCTCAATTACTACAATTACATCGTTTACCGTACCGAGCTACAGCTTTGGCCTATCGTTTCGGCTCCTTCGTTTTGGGGCGATTATCATTTCAGCGATTTTAGGGCTCGTTGGCGTGATGTTCTTCTTTTTGTTCGTGTTAATCCATTTGTCAAAACTGACAAGCTTTAACCAGCCTTACTTGTCAGGCAAGTTCTTTTTTTACAACCAAAAATGGAAGCAAATTTTCCTGTTGTTATCAAAAAAGAGGGCGCTTAAAAAGCCAAAAGGGAGCGGAGCTTAG
- the pepF gene encoding oligoendopeptidase F, whose protein sequence is MDLTKRQDVPVVETWDLSALFPNDEAWQAALAEVKEQSAKLPVGEKLGERPEHLLNGLQAREALLEKAVLVITYASLSLAGNGADEVAQANASRVEEAQALIQAKLAKLEADIIALPTGLIEQFRKSLPELERFSVYLDKLLANQPYTLSAETEEALAALSPVLSAPYSTYSQSKAADMSFPAFKGADGQDKPLSFARFEDQYELSPNTEERRNAFHVFDDTLKAYEHTYAKLFATEVSKNVTVARLRGFKSAEAMLLHDQNVNETMYHNQLDTIYEELAPHMRRFATLKKEVLGLSELRFEDLKAPLDPEFEPETTYDDAFATIIDALRVFGDDYVDMLQTAKTDRWVDRADNIGKATGAFCSSPYGAHPYILLTWKNTMRGGFILAHELGHAGHFYLANAHQPLSATRPSMYCIEAPSTINELFLGNHLLKQTDDPRMKRWVLLQFIGTYYHNFVTHLLEGVFQHRVYRYAEEGVPLTAALLRQTKQEVISGFWGDAVHIDERAGRTWMRQPHYYKGLYPYTYSAGLTAATKAYSLYEQNGQVVIDRWLDMLKAGGTKKPLDLFKTAGVDMENKETIRDAVAYVGRLIEKLEQSY, encoded by the coding sequence ATGGATTTAACAAAACGTCAAGATGTCCCTGTAGTGGAAACGTGGGACTTATCGGCCCTGTTCCCTAATGATGAAGCATGGCAAGCAGCGCTTGCCGAAGTAAAAGAACAAAGCGCCAAACTTCCTGTTGGCGAAAAACTCGGGGAACGCCCTGAACATTTGCTAAACGGTCTCCAAGCGAGAGAAGCGCTATTAGAAAAAGCGGTTCTAGTGATAACATATGCTTCTCTTTCTTTAGCAGGAAATGGGGCTGATGAGGTCGCACAAGCAAATGCGAGCCGCGTTGAAGAAGCACAGGCACTTATCCAAGCGAAATTAGCAAAGCTAGAAGCTGATATTATCGCCTTGCCGACTGGACTAATCGAGCAATTCCGCAAGTCCCTTCCGGAGCTTGAACGGTTTAGCGTCTATTTGGACAAGCTGTTAGCGAATCAGCCCTATACCCTTTCTGCTGAAACGGAAGAAGCCCTTGCCGCTCTGTCGCCTGTTTTGTCAGCGCCATACAGCACGTATTCACAAAGCAAAGCTGCTGATATGTCGTTTCCTGCTTTTAAAGGGGCAGACGGCCAGGATAAGCCCCTTTCATTCGCCCGTTTTGAAGACCAGTATGAGCTTTCGCCAAATACAGAAGAACGAAGAAATGCTTTTCACGTTTTCGATGACACGCTGAAAGCATATGAACATACGTACGCGAAATTGTTTGCAACCGAAGTGTCGAAGAATGTCACAGTCGCTCGCCTCAGAGGATTTAAGTCGGCCGAAGCCATGCTTCTTCACGATCAGAACGTCAACGAAACGATGTACCATAACCAGTTGGACACGATTTATGAGGAACTTGCTCCTCATATGCGCCGCTTTGCAACGCTAAAAAAAGAGGTCCTTGGCCTTTCTGAGCTTCGTTTTGAAGATTTAAAAGCGCCACTTGACCCAGAGTTTGAACCAGAAACAACCTATGACGACGCCTTTGCCACTATCATTGACGCACTTCGCGTATTTGGTGACGACTATGTAGACATGTTGCAAACGGCAAAAACAGACCGTTGGGTTGACCGCGCTGACAATATCGGCAAAGCAACAGGCGCTTTCTGTTCAAGCCCTTATGGGGCACACCCCTACATCTTGCTGACTTGGAAAAATACGATGCGCGGCGGTTTTATTCTTGCACATGAACTAGGGCATGCTGGCCATTTTTATCTTGCCAATGCCCATCAACCTCTCAGCGCCACTCGCCCATCGATGTATTGCATTGAAGCGCCGTCCACAATCAACGAATTGTTTTTAGGGAACCACTTGCTTAAACAGACAGACGATCCTCGGATGAAACGCTGGGTGCTGTTGCAATTTATTGGGACGTATTATCATAACTTTGTCACGCACCTGCTTGAAGGAGTTTTCCAACACCGTGTCTATCGCTATGCTGAGGAAGGCGTGCCACTGACTGCTGCATTGCTTCGCCAGACCAAGCAAGAAGTCATCTCCGGTTTCTGGGGCGATGCCGTTCACATTGACGAGCGTGCCGGCCGGACATGGATGAGGCAGCCTCATTACTACAAAGGCCTTTATCCGTATACGTATTCTGCTGGTTTAACGGCAGCCACCAAAGCGTACTCCCTTTATGAACAAAACGGCCAGGTAGTCATTGACCGCTGGCTAGACATGCTCAAAGCTGGTGGTACCAAAAAACCACTGGATTTATTTAAAACCGCCGGAGTCGACATGGAAAACAAAGAAACGATTCGCGATGCAGTTGCCTATGTCGGACGCCTCATCGAAAAACTTGAGCAAAGTTACTAA
- a CDS encoding alpha/beta hydrolase → MADHKHIFQQAKTSAAPTLVLLHGTGGNERDLMPIAEMIDERAAVLGVRGNVSENGMPRFFKRLAEGVFDKDDLQKRTGELYTFLDQAAAKYNFNRDDVIVIGYSNGANIAANLMYEYSNPFKGAMLFHAMVPQEKEALPSLENTAVFLGAGKRDPLIPAPLTEQLRADLQTAGATTDVHWTEGGHELTVEEIHAAKTWYKRMCPE, encoded by the coding sequence ATGGCTGACCACAAACATATTTTCCAACAAGCGAAAACCAGTGCTGCTCCCACATTGGTATTGCTTCACGGCACGGGAGGAAACGAGCGAGACTTAATGCCAATTGCGGAAATGATTGACGAGCGAGCGGCTGTTTTAGGCGTGCGTGGCAATGTAAGTGAAAATGGGATGCCTCGTTTTTTTAAGCGATTGGCTGAAGGCGTGTTTGACAAGGACGATTTACAAAAGCGGACAGGTGAATTGTATACCTTTCTTGATCAAGCAGCAGCAAAGTACAATTTTAACCGTGACGATGTTATTGTCATCGGCTATTCTAATGGCGCAAATATTGCCGCTAATTTAATGTATGAATACAGCAACCCGTTTAAAGGGGCCATGTTGTTCCACGCGATGGTACCTCAAGAAAAAGAGGCGTTGCCTTCCTTGGAGAATACCGCTGTATTTCTAGGGGCAGGCAAGCGTGACCCGCTAATACCTGCACCTTTGACAGAACAATTGCGAGCGGATTTGCAAACAGCTGGCGCGACCACCGATGTTCATTGGACAGAAGGAGGACACGAGCTGACTGTTGAAGAAATCCATGCAGCAAAAACATGGTACAAGCGAATGTGTCCAGAATAA